A window from Cryobacterium sp. SO1 encodes these proteins:
- a CDS encoding exodeoxyribonuclease VII small subunit, which produces MTSSAGTPVPVDSLSYEQARDELIRVVTVLEQGASTLEESLSLWERGEALATRCEEWLIGAKARLDAARGAAAAE; this is translated from the coding sequence ATGACTTCGTCCGCAGGCACGCCCGTTCCCGTCGACTCGCTCAGTTACGAGCAGGCCAGGGACGAACTGATTCGCGTCGTCACGGTGCTCGAGCAGGGCGCGTCGACGCTCGAAGAGTCCCTGTCCCTGTGGGAGCGAGGCGAAGCCCTCGCGACCCGCTGCGAGGAATGGCTGATCGGCGCGAAGGCACGCCTGGACGCCGCCCGCGGCGCGGCCGCCGCGGAATGA
- a CDS encoding DUF4245 domain-containing protein, producing the protein MSRSPRPPRVVAELGRPETAEERATRLATNSRNYRSRKTINNLVYSLLATVGAVIVLVLIVPRSDTPLTRNVDYAGVAEQVQTGVDVALVAPDLPAGWAANAAEWRSGGSDGVSSWYIGLLTPSNEFIGLTQAVDANPTWLADKLGNVAADDTVTIDGVEWDVYRNPAPQEDRGNFESALVTDAGASSYLLIGTASDEELSVLAGALAEPISTDISTEQTSTEQNGSSE; encoded by the coding sequence ATGAGCCGCAGCCCCCGCCCACCGCGCGTCGTCGCGGAGCTCGGCCGCCCGGAGACCGCGGAGGAACGGGCCACCCGGCTGGCGACGAACTCCCGCAACTACCGTTCGCGGAAGACCATCAACAATCTCGTCTACTCGTTGCTGGCGACCGTGGGCGCCGTCATCGTGCTGGTGCTGATCGTGCCGCGCAGCGACACCCCGCTGACCCGGAACGTGGACTACGCCGGTGTGGCCGAACAGGTCCAAACCGGTGTCGACGTGGCTCTGGTGGCCCCCGATCTGCCCGCGGGCTGGGCCGCGAACGCTGCCGAATGGCGAAGCGGCGGCAGTGACGGCGTCTCCAGCTGGTACATCGGCCTGCTCACCCCGTCGAACGAGTTCATCGGCCTCACCCAGGCCGTCGACGCGAACCCCACCTGGCTGGCCGACAAGCTGGGGAACGTCGCCGCAGACGACACCGTCACCATCGACGGCGTCGAGTGGGACGTCTACCGCAACCCGGCGCCCCAGGAAGACCGGGGCAATTTCGAGTCCGCCCTCGTCACCGACGCCGGCGCCAGCAGTTACCTGCTGATCGGCACCGCCTCCGACGAAGAGCTCAGCGTCCTGGCCGGCGCCCTCGCCGAGCCCATCAGCACAGACATCAGCACAGAGCAGACCAGCACCGAACAGAATGGTTCCAGCGAATGA